One region of Polaribacter pectinis genomic DNA includes:
- a CDS encoding Gfo/Idh/MocA family protein has protein sequence MKNFALLGAAGYIAPRHLKAIKDTNNNLIVALDKFDSVGVMDSYFPNTDFFVEFERFDRHVEKLKRKNIPLDYVSICTPNYLHDSHIRMALRRGADAICEKPIVLNPWNLEALSAIEQESGKKINTILQLRLHESIIKLKQKIDAEDKQEKYDIDLTYITSRGRWYDVSWKGDESKSGGIATNIGVHFYDMLAWVFGEIQENIVHLRDKNKASGFLEFENARVRWYLSIDENDVPKSIREIGQKTYRSITIDGEELEFSHGFTELHTKSYKEILVGKGFGLQDVRSSINIVHDIRNSEIIKYGEIHPFLKG, from the coding sequence ATGAAAAACTTCGCTTTATTAGGTGCGGCAGGGTATATTGCACCAAGACATTTAAAAGCAATAAAAGACACGAATAACAATCTTATAGTTGCGCTAGATAAGTTTGATAGTGTAGGTGTTATGGATAGTTATTTTCCTAACACAGATTTCTTTGTTGAATTTGAAAGGTTTGATAGACATGTTGAGAAATTAAAAAGGAAGAATATTCCTTTAGATTATGTAAGTATATGTACACCAAATTACTTGCATGATTCACATATTAGAATGGCTTTAAGAAGAGGTGCAGATGCAATTTGTGAAAAACCAATTGTATTAAATCCATGGAATTTAGAAGCTTTGTCTGCGATTGAACAAGAATCTGGTAAAAAAATTAATACAATATTACAGTTAAGGCTGCATGAAAGTATTATAAAATTAAAACAAAAAATAGATGCTGAAGATAAACAAGAAAAATATGATATAGACTTAACTTATATAACATCTAGGGGTAGATGGTACGATGTTTCTTGGAAAGGAGATGAGAGTAAATCAGGAGGAATTGCTACAAATATTGGAGTGCATTTTTATGATATGCTAGCTTGGGTTTTTGGAGAGATTCAAGAAAATATCGTTCATCTAAGAGATAAAAATAAAGCTTCAGGATTTTTAGAGTTTGAGAACGCTAGAGTTAGGTGGTATTTATCGATAGATGAAAATGATGTCCCAAAATCAATTCGCGAAATCGGTCAAAAAACTTACAGATCAATAACTATAGATGGTGAAGAATTAGAATTTAGTCATGGATTTACAGAATTACATACCAAAAGTTATAAAGAAATTTTGGTTGGAAAAGGGTTTGGTTTACAAGATGTAAGGTCTTCAATTAATATTGTTCATGATATTCGAAATTCTGAAATAATTAAATATGGAGAGATTCACCCTTTCTTAAAAGGATAA
- a CDS encoding adenylyltransferase/cytidyltransferase family protein — translation MKKNAIIVSGYFNPIHKGHLEYFNKAKDIADKLIVIVNNDFQRELKGSKEFQKEEERLFIVQNIKAVDKAILSIDKDRTVCDTIKYINELYSEAYNLGFANGGDQNNKSIPEAPICKELDIRLIDGLGNKIQSSSWLLEN, via the coding sequence ATGAAAAAAAATGCAATTATTGTTTCAGGATACTTTAATCCAATACATAAGGGGCATTTAGAGTACTTTAACAAAGCAAAAGATATTGCAGATAAGTTAATTGTTATTGTTAATAATGATTTTCAAAGAGAGTTAAAAGGGTCTAAAGAATTTCAAAAAGAAGAGGAACGTTTGTTTATTGTTCAAAATATAAAAGCTGTTGATAAAGCGATTCTTTCAATAGATAAAGATAGAACAGTTTGCGATACCATTAAGTATATTAATGAACTTTATAGCGAAGCATATAATTTAGGATTTGCAAATGGGGGAGATCAGAATAATAAATCAATTCCAGAAGCTCCAATTTGTAAAGAACTTGATATTCGTTTAATAGATGGTTTGGGTAATAAAATCCAATCGTCTTCTTGGCTATTAGAAAATTAA
- a CDS encoding adenylyltransferase/cytidyltransferase family protein, with the protein MRIGITFSAFDLFHAGHVKMLEDSKRQCDYLICGIQTDPTLDRPEKNRPVQSIVERYIQLKGCKYVDEIVPYSTELDLEDVLRSYKIDVRIIGEEYASRKFTGRQYCEEKGIELYFNKREHRFSSSGLRKEVQEKENLKTKDK; encoded by the coding sequence ATGAGAATAGGGATTACATTTAGTGCTTTCGATTTGTTTCACGCTGGTCATGTTAAAATGTTAGAAGACTCAAAAAGACAGTGTGATTATTTAATTTGTGGAATTCAAACAGATCCCACATTAGATCGACCTGAAAAAAATAGACCAGTTCAGTCAATAGTAGAAAGATATATTCAGTTGAAAGGATGTAAATATGTTGATGAAATTGTTCCATATTCAACAGAGCTAGATTTAGAAGATGTTCTTCGTTCATACAAAATAGATGTTCGAATAATTGGCGAAGAATATGCAAGTAGGAAATTTACAGGAAGGCAATATTGTGAAGAAAAAGGAATAGAGTTGTATTTCAATAAAAGAGAACACCGTTTTTCAAGTAGCGGTTTAAGAAAAGAGGTTCAAGAAAAAGAAAATTTAAAAACAAAAGATAAATAA
- a CDS encoding UDP-glucose dehydrogenase family protein, which produces MNIAVIGSGYVGLVSGTCFAEMGNKITCVDIDPGKIEKLNNGVIPIFEPGLEQMVLKNIKSNNLFFTTDLSLAISDAEIVFIAVGTPMGDDGSADLQYVLAVAKSIGVTMEKRLIVVDKSTVPIGTADKVKATIQKELDIRGANLEFDVVSNPEFLKEGAAIDDFMKPDRVVIGADSDYAFDKMKQLYSPFFRTHDRFITMDIRSAEMTKYAANAMLATKISFMNEIANICERVGADANQVRIGIGSDKRIGYSFIYPGAGYGGSCFPKDVKALKKIAEENGYKASLITSVENVNDAQKLVIANKVIKRFGNNLEGKTFALWGLAFKPGTDDMREAPAIYVVKELVKRGAKIKAYDPKAIEEAKEFYLKDVVNIEYFKSKYDVLKGADALILLTEWKEFRSPDFEELKFQLNSPIIFDGRNQYNSLKLEEKGFEYFQIGK; this is translated from the coding sequence ATGAATATAGCAGTTATTGGTTCTGGCTACGTTGGTTTAGTGTCAGGGACTTGTTTTGCAGAAATGGGAAACAAAATAACCTGTGTTGATATAGATCCTGGTAAAATAGAAAAGTTGAATAATGGTGTTATACCAATTTTTGAACCAGGTTTAGAACAAATGGTTTTAAAAAACATAAAAAGTAATAATCTTTTTTTTACAACAGATTTATCATTAGCAATAAGTGATGCTGAAATAGTTTTTATTGCAGTTGGAACACCTATGGGAGATGATGGGTCAGCAGATTTGCAATATGTTTTAGCTGTTGCTAAATCTATTGGTGTAACGATGGAAAAAAGATTAATAGTTGTAGATAAATCTACAGTACCAATTGGCACTGCAGATAAAGTTAAAGCTACAATTCAAAAAGAATTAGATATTAGGGGAGCTAATTTGGAATTTGATGTAGTTTCAAATCCAGAATTTTTAAAGGAAGGTGCTGCTATTGATGATTTTATGAAGCCAGATAGAGTTGTTATTGGTGCTGATTCTGATTATGCTTTTGATAAAATGAAGCAACTATATTCTCCATTTTTCAGAACACATGATCGTTTTATTACAATGGATATTCGTTCTGCAGAAATGACAAAATACGCAGCAAACGCAATGTTAGCGACTAAAATTTCATTTATGAATGAAATTGCGAATATTTGTGAAAGAGTTGGTGCCGATGCAAATCAAGTTAGAATTGGAATAGGTTCAGATAAAAGAATAGGATATAGTTTTATTTATCCTGGAGCTGGTTACGGAGGTTCTTGTTTTCCTAAAGATGTAAAAGCTTTAAAGAAAATAGCAGAAGAGAATGGTTATAAAGCAAGTTTGATTACTTCAGTGGAAAATGTTAATGATGCTCAAAAACTGGTTATAGCTAATAAAGTTATTAAAAGGTTTGGAAATAATTTAGAAGGTAAAACTTTTGCTTTGTGGGGTTTAGCTTTTAAGCCTGGAACTGATGATATGAGGGAAGCTCCGGCAATCTATGTTGTAAAGGAATTAGTTAAGAGAGGGGCGAAAATTAAAGCTTACGATCCAAAAGCTATAGAAGAAGCAAAAGAATTTTATTTAAAAGATGTAGTAAATATTGAGTATTTTAAATCAAAATACGATGTCTTAAAGGGGGCAGATGCATTAATCTTGTTGACTGAATGGAAAGAATTCAGATCTCCAGACTTCGAAGAGTTGAAGTTTCAATTAAATTCACCAATTATATTTGATGGTAGAAATCAATACAATTCTTTAAAATTAGAAGAAAAAGGATTTGAATATTTCCAAATCGGAAAATAA
- the wecB gene encoding non-hydrolyzing UDP-N-acetylglucosamine 2-epimerase: MKKKNLIIFGTRPEAIKMAPLVNQFLQDERFETKVCVTGQHREMLDQVLNFFDITPDYDLSLMKPNQNLYNLTGEVIAGLKPILESFKPDFVYVHGDTTTTMAASIAGFYSGAKVCHVEAGLRTNNMLSPFPEEMNRQVAGRVATYHFAPTIKSQENLLKENITKESILVTGNTVIDALLESSSRVEDLENEDVTSLKSKIDFDKRIILVTGHRRENHGQGFINICAALKEIALQNPDVEIIYPVHLNPNVLKPVNELLADIKNIHLVKPLSYPSFVWLMNKSYLIITDSGGVQEEAPSLGKPVLVMRDTTERPEAVEAGTVILVGTNTSKIIKETQELLDNSDKYKSMSSLHNPYGDGKACQRIIEFISNL; this comes from the coding sequence ATGAAAAAGAAAAATTTAATTATTTTTGGGACAAGGCCAGAAGCAATCAAAATGGCACCACTTGTAAACCAATTTTTACAAGATGAAAGGTTTGAAACCAAAGTTTGTGTAACTGGACAGCATAGAGAAATGTTAGATCAAGTTCTTAACTTCTTCGATATTACACCGGATTATGATTTAAGTTTAATGAAACCAAATCAAAACCTTTATAATCTAACAGGTGAAGTTATAGCAGGTTTAAAGCCAATACTAGAGTCTTTTAAACCTGATTTTGTTTATGTGCATGGAGATACAACAACAACAATGGCTGCAAGTATTGCTGGTTTTTATTCAGGAGCAAAGGTTTGTCATGTAGAAGCAGGTTTAAGAACCAATAATATGCTATCTCCTTTTCCTGAAGAAATGAATAGGCAAGTTGCAGGTAGAGTTGCAACTTATCACTTTGCGCCAACAATAAAGTCTCAAGAAAATTTACTTAAAGAAAATATAACAAAAGAAAGTATTTTAGTTACTGGAAATACTGTAATAGACGCTTTGCTTGAAAGTTCTAGTAGGGTAGAAGATTTAGAAAATGAAGATGTTACAAGTCTTAAAAGTAAAATAGATTTTGATAAGCGTATTATATTAGTAACAGGTCATAGGAGAGAAAATCATGGTCAAGGTTTTATTAATATTTGTGCGGCTTTAAAAGAAATTGCACTTCAGAACCCTGATGTTGAAATTATTTATCCAGTTCATTTAAATCCTAATGTTTTAAAGCCAGTAAACGAGCTTTTAGCCGATATAAAAAATATTCATTTGGTGAAGCCTCTTTCATACCCATCGTTTGTTTGGTTAATGAACAAATCATATTTAATAATTACTGATAGCGGAGGTGTTCAAGAAGAAGCTCCAAGTTTAGGGAAACCTGTATTAGTAATGAGAGATACTACAGAAAGACCAGAAGCAGTTGAGGCAGGTACCGTTATTTTAGTGGGAACTAACACAAGTAAAATCATTAAAGAAACACAAGAGTTATTAGATAATTCAGATAAATATAAATCAATGAGTTCTTTACACAATCCTTATGGAGATGGTAAAGCATGTCAAAGAATAATTGAATTTATTTCAAATTTATAA
- the wecC gene encoding UDP-N-acetyl-D-mannosamine dehydrogenase translates to MSKVKVVTIGLGYIGLPTSALIAQNGIQVHGVDVNQHVVDTINKGKIHIVEPSLDIAVEESVKNGFLKADIKPVEAETYLVVVPTPFKGNHEPDISYVESATRNILSLLKEDDLYIIESTSPIGTTEKMMNLIYGERPELKGKLNIAYCPERVLPGNVMHELVHNDRVIGGVDEKSTEKALNFYKQFVKGELHATNARTAEMCKLTENSSRDVQIAFANELSLICDKADINVWELINLANKHPRVNILQPGCGVGGHCIAVDPYFIVSDYPMESKIIGTAREVNNYKSFWCAEKIQTEKLKFELSHGRKPKIALMGLAFKPNIDDLRESPAKYIVNKVLQNDNNGEYFIVEPNIEEHNVFKLTDYKEAVEKSDIIVFLVAHNEFKNLIINQGKVILDFCGINK, encoded by the coding sequence ATGAGTAAAGTAAAAGTAGTTACTATTGGTTTAGGATACATTGGGTTGCCAACATCTGCATTAATAGCACAAAATGGAATTCAAGTTCACGGAGTAGATGTTAATCAACATGTAGTTGATACAATTAACAAAGGTAAAATACATATTGTCGAACCAAGTTTAGATATTGCAGTAGAAGAATCTGTTAAGAATGGTTTCTTAAAAGCAGACATTAAACCTGTTGAAGCAGAAACTTATTTAGTAGTTGTTCCTACTCCTTTTAAAGGAAATCATGAGCCAGATATATCTTATGTTGAATCTGCTACTAGAAATATTTTGTCATTATTGAAAGAAGATGACTTATATATAATAGAATCAACTTCACCAATTGGTACTACAGAAAAAATGATGAATTTAATTTATGGAGAAAGACCAGAATTAAAAGGAAAACTAAACATAGCTTATTGTCCTGAAAGAGTTTTGCCAGGAAACGTAATGCATGAATTAGTTCATAATGATAGAGTTATTGGTGGTGTAGATGAAAAATCTACCGAAAAAGCATTAAATTTTTATAAACAATTTGTAAAAGGAGAATTACACGCTACAAATGCTAGAACAGCAGAAATGTGTAAACTAACAGAAAATTCATCTAGAGACGTACAAATTGCATTTGCTAATGAACTTTCTTTAATTTGTGATAAAGCAGATATAAACGTTTGGGAGTTAATTAATTTAGCAAACAAACATCCAAGAGTAAATATATTACAACCTGGTTGTGGTGTTGGAGGTCATTGTATAGCAGTAGACCCATATTTTATTGTTTCAGATTATCCAATGGAATCTAAAATAATAGGAACCGCAAGAGAGGTTAATAATTATAAATCGTTTTGGTGTGCAGAAAAAATTCAAACAGAAAAATTAAAGTTTGAATTAAGCCATGGAAGAAAACCAAAAATAGCATTAATGGGATTAGCATTTAAACCAAATATTGATGATTTAAGAGAATCTCCTGCAAAATATATTGTTAATAAAGTTTTACAAAACGATAATAACGGAGAATATTTTATTGTTGAGCCAAATATTGAAGAACATAATGTGTTTAAATTAACTGATTATAAAGAAGCTGTTGAAAAATCTGATATAATAGTATTTCTAGTTGCTCATAATGAATTTAAAAACCTTATTATTAACCAAGGAAAAGTGATATTAGACTTTTGCGGTATTAATAAATAA
- a CDS encoding N-acetylneuraminate synthase family protein encodes MDIIAEIGQAHEGSLGIAHSYIDALAETGITAVKFQTHVAEAESSEFENFRVKFSYEDKTRFDYWKRMEFTIEQWAGLKQHCEDKNLEFISSPFSNKAVDLLEQIGVQRYKIGSGEVSNYLMLEKISKTNKPILLSSGMSSYDELDKTVDFIKERGNDLSLFQCTTSYPSISGEWGLNLIPDFINKYNVPIGFSDHSGDIYSCLAATTLGASLLEFHVVFDKQMFGPDAKSSLTISEIKKLTKGVSQISNDLKSSSNFKLDNSKFNELKSIFEKSLAVNKDLKAGNVITFDDLEAKKPANMGITAKEFESIIGKKLNIDLKKWDFIQKNNLIN; translated from the coding sequence ATGGATATAATTGCAGAAATTGGTCAAGCACATGAAGGAAGTTTAGGAATAGCGCATTCTTACATCGATGCTTTAGCTGAAACAGGAATTACAGCAGTAAAATTCCAAACACATGTTGCTGAAGCAGAAAGTTCTGAATTTGAAAATTTTAGGGTAAAGTTTAGTTACGAAGATAAAACAAGATTTGACTACTGGAAGCGAATGGAATTTACAATAGAACAATGGGCTGGTCTAAAGCAACATTGTGAAGATAAAAACCTCGAGTTTATTTCTTCTCCATTTAGTAATAAAGCGGTTGATTTACTTGAACAAATTGGAGTACAAAGGTATAAAATTGGTTCTGGAGAAGTAAGTAATTACTTAATGTTAGAAAAAATAAGTAAAACAAATAAACCAATACTTTTATCTTCAGGAATGAGTTCTTATGATGAGTTGGATAAAACTGTAGATTTCATAAAAGAAAGAGGTAATGACTTGTCTTTATTTCAATGTACTACGAGTTACCCATCAATTTCAGGAGAATGGGGACTTAATTTAATACCTGATTTTATCAATAAATATAATGTCCCAATTGGGTTTTCTGATCACAGTGGAGATATTTACTCTTGTTTGGCAGCAACCACTTTAGGTGCGTCTCTATTAGAGTTTCATGTAGTTTTTGATAAGCAAATGTTTGGTCCGGACGCAAAATCGTCATTAACAATTTCAGAAATTAAAAAATTAACTAAAGGTGTTTCTCAAATCTCTAATGATTTAAAGAGTTCTTCAAATTTTAAATTAGATAATTCCAAATTTAACGAGTTAAAATCAATTTTTGAAAAATCATTAGCTGTTAATAAAGACCTAAAGGCTGGCAATGTTATTACTTTTGATGATTTAGAAGCAAAGAAACCGGCAAATATGGGTATTACAGCAAAGGAATTTGAATCTATAATTGGCAAGAAACTAAATATAGACTTAAAAAAGTGGGACTTCATTCAGAAAAATAATCTAATAAACTAA
- the neuC gene encoding UDP-N-acetylglucosamine 2-epimerase, with translation MQTKRKICVVVTARPSYSRVKTVLASIIKHKDLELQLVVAGSALIKRYGNAIKVMEDDGFKIDAKVYNVLEVENETAMAKTTSMAIMELSNVFYNLKPDAVLTIADRYETLGTSIAASYQNIPLIHLQGGEITGNIDEKVRHANTKLADIHLVSSEKAEERVIKMGENPKFVFNTGCPSLDLASKIEINTKLDFDPIARYGGVGSDLDISKGYLIVMQHPETNEYKNARKHISETLDVIRELKIPTLWFWPNVDAGSDGTSSGIRHYREEYDLNHVHFFKNMVPKDFLMLLNNSICLIGNSSAGIRECAFLGVKAVNIGKRQDGRDRGKNVIDVDYKKEEIKEAVLKFVNSERPGKDYLYGKGNSGEIIADILGRIDLPYSKILQY, from the coding sequence ATGCAAACTAAAAGAAAAATATGTGTTGTTGTAACAGCAAGGCCATCTTATAGTAGGGTAAAAACCGTATTAGCGTCTATTATAAAACATAAAGATTTAGAATTACAGTTAGTTGTAGCTGGTTCAGCATTAATCAAACGTTATGGAAATGCTATTAAAGTTATGGAAGATGATGGCTTTAAAATTGATGCAAAAGTTTATAATGTTTTAGAAGTAGAGAATGAAACTGCAATGGCTAAAACAACAAGCATGGCAATTATGGAATTGTCTAATGTATTTTATAATTTAAAGCCAGATGCTGTCTTGACAATTGCTGATAGATACGAAACATTAGGAACTTCTATTGCAGCTTCTTATCAAAACATACCTTTAATTCATCTTCAAGGCGGTGAAATTACAGGTAATATTGATGAAAAAGTAAGGCATGCAAATACAAAATTAGCAGATATTCACTTGGTGTCATCCGAAAAAGCTGAAGAAAGAGTGATAAAAATGGGTGAGAATCCAAAATTTGTATTTAATACAGGTTGCCCATCTTTAGACTTGGCATCTAAAATAGAAATAAATACAAAGTTAGATTTTGATCCTATAGCTAGATATGGTGGCGTTGGTTCAGATTTAGATATTTCTAAAGGATACCTAATTGTTATGCAGCATCCAGAAACAAATGAATATAAAAATGCAAGAAAACATATTAGTGAGACCTTGGACGTTATAAGAGAACTAAAAATTCCAACATTGTGGTTTTGGCCTAATGTAGATGCCGGGTCTGATGGCACTTCTTCTGGGATTAGACATTATAGAGAAGAATATGATTTGAATCATGTTCATTTTTTCAAAAATATGGTTCCAAAGGATTTTCTTATGTTATTGAATAATTCAATATGTCTCATTGGGAATTCTAGTGCTGGTATTAGAGAATGTGCATTTTTGGGTGTTAAGGCCGTTAATATTGGTAAAAGACAAGATGGCAGAGATAGAGGTAAAAATGTTATCGATGTAGATTATAAGAAAGAAGAAATTAAAGAAGCTGTTTTAAAATTTGTAAATTCAGAAAGACCAGGAAAGGACTATTTGTATGGTAAAGGAAATTCAGGTGAAATTATTGCAGATATTTTAGGGAGGATAGATTTA